One Hirundo rustica isolate bHirRus1 chromosome 39 unlocalized genomic scaffold, bHirRus1.pri.v3 SUPER_39_unloc_1, whole genome shotgun sequence genomic window carries:
- the LRFN1 gene encoding leucine-rich repeat and fibronectin type III domain-containing protein 1 produces MAKLLVPLVVLGAVSGAGVPVSPPSPRCPPRCLCPAAAPSPTLLCARTGLLAVPPSLDRGAVELRLADNFIGAVGRADFANMSSLVHLTLSRNGLRRLAPGAFADLRALRALHLDGNRLPALSGPQLRGLASLRHLILANNQLAAIDAAAFAAFAATVEDLDLSHNNLPALPWDAVAAMGSLATLTLDHNLLERVPAGAVARLPRLARLDLTANRLRALPPVPGPPGPALAAGGNPLHCNCELLWLRRVAQPGRLETCATPAPLAGRLLGAVPEEELTCRAPAVTAAAAHPPAVTEGQPLRLGCAAVGDPPPALHWLGPDGRVVQNGSRRSVGADGSLELRVATLRDHGGFTCVAANAAGEAAARVDVVVVPLPVPRARDGEAAVAAEAGPGPSDMAQAGGNDTWGGPGERRAVAAEVTGSSARIRWLPQRHVPGVRMVQIQYNSSADDALVYRLLPPSSRTFVLRDLAPGRLYELCVSTLRVVGDPPAAPRPLGCVSFATAAAPPGCAAPPRPHFLGGTVIIVIGAAIAASVLVFILILTARWKAAGARRPPPALTSVCSQTNGGPRPAETPELPPLPPLPPPAAGAPAAGGARGLFPSHSYPRRARPRRHGSLPRLDAPEGSPLGPPLRPSFGSTHWMLESTV; encoded by the exons ATGGCGAAGCTGCTGGTGCcgctggtggtgctgggggcCGTGTCCGGGGCGGGGGTCCCGGTGTCGCCGCCGTCGCCGCGGTGTCCCCCGCGCTGCCTGTGCCCCGCGGCCGCGCCCAGCCCGACGCTGCTGTGCGCCCGCACGGGGCTGCTGGCCGTGCCGCCCAGCCTGGACCGCGGCGCCGTGGAGCTGCGACTGGCCGACAACTTCATCGGCGCCGTGGGCCGCGCCGACTTCGCCAACATGAGCAGCCTGGTGCACCTGACGCTGTCGCGGAATGGGCTGCGCCGCCTGGCCCCCGGCGCCTTCGCCGACCTGCGCGCCCTGCGCGCGCTGCACCTGGACGGGAACCGGCTGCCGGCGCTGAGCGGGCCGCAGCTGCGCGGGCTGGCCAGCCTGCGCCACCTCATCCTGGCCAACAACCAGCTGGCCGCCATCGACGCCGCCGCCTTCGCCGCCTTCGCCGCCACCGTGGAGGACCTGGACCTGTCGCACAACAACCTGCCGGCGCTGCCCTGGGACGCCGTGGCCGCCATGGGCAGCCTGGCCACGCTGACGCTGGACCACAACCTGCTGGAGCGGGTGCCGGCCGGCGCCGTGGCGCGGCTGCCGCGCCTGGCCCGGCTCGACCTCACGGCCAACCGGCTGCGGGCGCTGCCACCGGTGCCGGGGCCGCCGGGGCCAGCGCTGGCGGCCGGGGGGAACCCCCTGCACTGCAACTGCGAACTCCTGTGGCTGCGCCGCGTGGCTCAGCCGGGCCGCCTGGAGACCTGCGCCACGCCGGCGCCGCTGGCCGGGCGGCTGCTGGGCGCCGTGCCCGAGGAGGAGCTGACCTGCCGGGCCCCTGCCGTCACCGCCGCGGCCGCGCACCCGCCCGCCGTCACCGAGGGGCAGCCGCTGCGCCTGGGCTGCGCCGCCGTCGGGGACCCCCCGCCCGCGCTGCACTGGCTGGGCCCCGACGGGCGCGTGGTGCAGAACGGCTCCCGGCGCTCGGTGGGCGCCGACGGCTCCCTGGAGCTCCGCGTGGCCACGCTGCGGGACCACGGCGGCTTCACCTGCGTGGCCGCCAACGCCGCGGGCGAGGCGGCCGCGCGCGTCGACGTCGTGGTGGTGCCGCTGCCGGTGCCGCGGGCGCGGGACGGGGAGGCGGCGGTGGCGGCCGAGGCAGGGCCCGGCCCCTCGGATATGGCCCAGGCGGGCGGCAATGACACCTGGGGGGGgcccggggagcggcgggcggtGGCGGCGGAGGTGACGGGGTCCTCGGCGCGCATCCGGTGGCTGCCGCAGCGCCACGTGCCCGGCGTGCGCATGGTGCAGATCCAGTACAACAGCTCGGCCGATGACGCCCTCGTCTACAG GTTGTTGCCCCCTTCCAGCCGCACCTTCGTGCTGCGGGACTTGGCCCCCGGGCGCCTGTACGAGCTCTGCGTGTCCACGCTGCGCGTGGTCGGGGACccccccgctgccccccgcccGCTCGGCTGCGTCTCCTTCGCCACAGCCGCCGCTCCCCCGGGCTGCGCCGCGCCCCCCCGGCCCCACTTCTTGGGGGGCACCGTCATCATCGTCATCGGCGCCGCCATCGCCGCCTCCGTGCTCGTattcatcctcatcctcacgGCACGCTGGAaggcggcgggggcgcggcgccccccgcccgcgcTCACCAGCGTCTGCTCCCAGACCAACGGCGGTCCCCGGCCCGCCGAGACCCCCGAGCtgcccccgctgcccccgctgcccccgcccGCGGCCGGGGCTCCCGCGgcggggggggcgcgggggctGTTCCCCAGCCACAGCTACCCccggcgggcgcggccccggcgccaCGGGTCCCTCCCGCGGCTGGACGCGCCCGAGGGGAGCCCCCTGGGGCCCCCCCTGCGCCCCTCGTTCGGCAGCACCCACTGGATGCTGGAGAGCACCGTGtga
- the SYCN gene encoding syncollin: MASALLVTLVAAVAMLGWGVQAQCPTAADLRPANGTRVCAQLYTDDSPYYDQCCAGDVLVVPPDSDVPYMPRGWPGRTSSLVVGTKCELTVWSKSGKRGNSRNFKAGAVPRLEEVRRGLFRNWNNAIKAYYCICK; encoded by the coding sequence ATGGCATCAGCGCTGCTTGTGACGCTGGTGGCCGCAgtggccatgctgggctggggggtGCAGGCGCAGTGCCCCACGGCCGCCGACCTGCGCCCCGCCAACGGCACCCGGGTGTGCGCCCAGCTCTACACCGACGACAGCCCCTACTACGACCAGTGCTGCGCCGGGGACGTGCTGGTGGTGCCGCCGGACAGCGACGTGCCCTACATGCCCCGCGGGTGGCCCGGCCGCACCTCCTCCCTCGTGGTGGGCACCAAGTGTGAGCTCACCGTGTGGTCCAAGTCGGGCAAGAGGGGCAACTCGCGGAACTTCAAAGCCGGCGCGGTGCCGCGGCTGGAGGAGGTGCGCCGGGGGCTCTTCAGAAACTGGAACAACGCCATCAAGGCCTACTACTGCATCTGCAAGTGA